From Miscanthus floridulus cultivar M001 chromosome 15, ASM1932011v1, whole genome shotgun sequence, the proteins below share one genomic window:
- the LOC136506520 gene encoding protein GL2-INTERACTING REPRESSOR 1-like, with protein sequence MSRGGGSGGVRSTRPELQLNLSPPVGMEVDGVHDDSDSSSPSSCVSSDGRSSSGGGSPGGKSPMVIGACTRCLMYCMVAKKDYPTCINCKQPCLVDLLHGEAAGDKQQQQQRGKRK encoded by the coding sequence ATGAGCcggggcggcggcagcggcggggtGAGGAGCACTCGGCCGGAGCTGCAGCTGAACCTGTCCCCGCCGGTGGGGATGGAGGTGGACGGCGTCCACGACGACAGCGACTCGTCGTCGCCGAGCTCGTGCGTGTCGTCGGACGGGCGGAGctcgagcggcggcggcagccccgGGGGAAAGTCGCCGATGGTGATCGGCGCCTGCACGCGGTGCCTCATGTACTGCATGGTGGCCAAGAAGGACTACCCGACCTGCATCAACTGCAAGCAGCCGTGCCTGGTGGACCTCCTCCACGGCGAGGCCGCCGgcgacaagcagcagcagcagcagcgcggcaAGCGCAAGTAG